In a genomic window of Piliocolobus tephrosceles isolate RC106 chromosome 1, ASM277652v3, whole genome shotgun sequence:
- the BTG2 gene encoding protein BTG2: MSHGKGTDMLPEIAAAVGFLSSLLRTRGCVSEQRLKVFSGALQEALTEHYKHHWFPEKPSKGSGYRCIRINHKMDPIISRVASQIGLSQPQLHQLLPSELTLWVDPYEVSYRIGEDGSICVLYEEAPVAASCGLLTCKNQVLLGRSSPSKNYVMAVSS; this comes from the exons ATGAGCCACGGGAAGGGAACCGACATGCTCCCGGAGATCGCCGCCGCCGTAGGcttcctctccagcctcctgaggACCCGGGGCTGCGTGAGCGAGCAGCGGCTTAAGGTCTTCAGCGGGGCGCTCCAGGAGGCACTCACAG AGCACTACAAACACCACTGGTTTCCTGAAAAGCCGTCCAAGGGCTCCGGCTACCGCTGCATTCGCATCAACCACAAGATGGACCCCATCATCAGCAGGGTGGCCAGCCAGATCGGACTCAGCCAGCCCCAGCTGCACCAGCTGCTGCCCAGCGAGCTGACCCTGTGGGTGGACCCCTATGAGGTGTCCTACCGCATTGGGGAGGACGGCTCCATCTGCGTCTTGTACGAGGAGGCCCCAGTGGCCGCCTCCTGTGGGCTCCTCACCTGCAAGAACCAAGTGCTGCTGGGCCGGAGCAGCCCCTCCAAGAACTACGTGATGGCGGTCTCCAGCTAG